Proteins encoded in a region of the Psychromicrobium lacuslunae genome:
- the helR gene encoding RNA polymerase recycling motor ATPase HelR, with translation MNLSAFNLPANLVAKADPELIQPDEVHFAMIERSLESSIAELTEQLEAERKAPGGQGQAALERDQEIHRLSARLRALRRFGLDLCLGYMITASEDADPMIDQAEPVYIGRFGLTDGSGRRLLLDWRAPAAEPFFGATHANPMGLLSRRRYRWTRGRVTDYWDEVFTPEGLKNRAALDDQSAFIASLADNRSARMRDVLGTIQADQDAIIRAGSRGALVVDGGPGTGKTVVALHRTAYLLYSDPRLEHHRGDVLFVGPHQPYLNYVADVLPSLGEEGVQTCTLRDFVPEGATAITELDPQVVALKTSAELLKAIDSAVALYERPPTEGMLLETPWADVWLSAADWAEGFDAAEPAAAHNEARDQIWDAVIRILLDKLRDAFDDWQDDVDEFDACAIASEDQESRMRRALAGNRELVRSFGKAWPLLEAAEIVGDLWSVPAYLRMSAPWLSSEQLSALRRPEGSPWTDADLPFLDAARLRLGDPEASRRRQRQAAAAEAGRNRMSEVVRDAIANDDSEMQVMSMLRGQDLRAALVDQDAVSGPDPDLLAGPFGHIVVDEAQELNDAQWQMLLQRCPSRSFTIVGDRAQARHGFAESWRQRLARLGFDRIEMASLTINYRTPEEVMIEAEPVIRSVLPDANVPHSIRSSGIPVRYGMSSELSGIMTDWLATHQEGVGCVISAQAPTGLQASERLRLLSPELVKGLEFDLVVLLEPENFGEGIEAAVDRYVAMTRATQQLVVLSAE, from the coding sequence ATGAATCTGAGCGCTTTCAACCTGCCAGCAAACCTCGTTGCGAAAGCAGATCCGGAACTCATCCAACCCGATGAAGTCCACTTTGCGATGATTGAGCGGAGCCTGGAAAGCAGCATTGCCGAGCTTACTGAGCAGTTAGAAGCCGAGCGTAAAGCGCCTGGTGGCCAGGGCCAGGCGGCGCTGGAACGCGATCAGGAGATTCATCGGCTTAGTGCGCGACTGCGCGCGTTACGCCGTTTCGGACTCGATTTATGCCTTGGTTACATGATCACCGCAAGCGAGGATGCCGACCCAATGATTGACCAGGCTGAGCCAGTGTATATTGGCCGTTTCGGTCTTACCGATGGCTCCGGGCGGAGGCTTTTGCTCGATTGGCGGGCACCTGCAGCTGAGCCTTTCTTCGGTGCAACTCACGCGAATCCGATGGGATTGCTGAGCCGCCGTCGTTACCGCTGGACACGGGGCCGGGTGACTGATTACTGGGATGAAGTCTTCACCCCGGAAGGATTGAAAAATCGGGCCGCTCTCGATGACCAGTCAGCTTTCATCGCCAGTCTGGCCGATAATCGCTCGGCCCGGATGCGGGACGTGCTGGGCACCATTCAGGCCGACCAAGACGCCATTATCCGGGCCGGTTCAAGGGGAGCCTTGGTGGTTGACGGCGGTCCCGGCACCGGAAAGACGGTGGTCGCCTTACATCGCACCGCTTATCTGCTCTACTCAGATCCGCGGCTGGAACATCACCGTGGTGATGTGCTGTTCGTCGGTCCGCATCAGCCCTATTTGAACTATGTGGCTGATGTGTTGCCTAGCCTGGGGGAGGAAGGGGTGCAGACTTGCACGCTACGCGACTTCGTGCCCGAGGGGGCTACCGCGATCACCGAGCTGGACCCGCAGGTGGTGGCATTGAAGACCTCGGCAGAACTGCTCAAAGCGATTGATTCCGCCGTCGCGCTTTATGAGAGACCCCCTACCGAGGGGATGTTGCTGGAAACCCCCTGGGCCGATGTCTGGCTGAGCGCTGCCGACTGGGCTGAGGGCTTCGACGCAGCTGAGCCAGCGGCAGCCCATAATGAGGCGCGGGACCAGATCTGGGACGCAGTCATCAGGATATTGCTGGACAAGCTTCGGGATGCATTCGACGACTGGCAGGATGATGTAGACGAGTTTGACGCTTGTGCCATCGCCAGCGAGGATCAGGAAAGCAGGATGCGCCGCGCGCTGGCCGGCAACCGCGAACTGGTGCGCAGCTTCGGCAAAGCCTGGCCTTTGCTGGAGGCGGCCGAAATCGTGGGAGATCTTTGGTCGGTGCCCGCTTACTTGCGGATGAGCGCACCGTGGCTCTCATCGGAGCAGCTTTCGGCGCTGCGCCGGCCGGAGGGCAGTCCCTGGACGGATGCTGATTTACCATTCCTCGACGCGGCACGATTGCGCCTTGGTGACCCGGAGGCTTCGCGGCGCCGACAACGCCAGGCGGCTGCCGCCGAGGCTGGGCGGAATCGGATGTCCGAGGTGGTCAGGGACGCCATCGCGAACGATGATTCGGAAATGCAGGTGATGTCGATGTTGCGTGGTCAAGATCTGCGTGCCGCGCTGGTGGATCAGGACGCTGTCTCCGGCCCCGATCCGGACCTGCTGGCAGGCCCGTTCGGGCATATTGTGGTGGATGAGGCTCAAGAGCTCAACGATGCCCAGTGGCAAATGCTTCTGCAGCGCTGCCCTTCCCGGAGTTTCACCATTGTCGGCGATCGAGCCCAGGCCAGACACGGTTTTGCTGAGTCCTGGCGACAACGTTTGGCACGGCTTGGTTTTGACCGGATTGAAATGGCTTCGCTGACCATTAATTATCGGACCCCTGAAGAGGTGATGATCGAGGCCGAACCAGTAATCCGCAGTGTGCTGCCGGACGCCAATGTGCCCCATTCGATTCGAAGCAGCGGCATCCCGGTTCGCTATGGGATGAGCTCAGAATTGTCCGGGATCATGACCGACTGGCTGGCCACTCACCAGGAAGGGGTGGGCTGCGTGATCAGTGCTCAGGCACCGACCGGCCTTCAAGCTTCGGAACGGCTCAGGCTATTGAGTCCTGAGCTCGTCAAAGGCTTGGAATTCGACTTGGTCGTGCTGCTTGAACCGGAGAATTTTGGTGAAGGTATTGAAGCCGCGGTAGACCGATATGTGGCGATGACCCGGGCGACTCAGCAGTTGGTCGTGCTGAGCGCGGAATAG
- a CDS encoding amino acid ABC transporter ATP-binding protein has protein sequence MSPTSFRPQSGVFQPETVLRVAGLHKAFGTNEVLKGIDLEVPRGSVLALIGPSGSGKTTVLRSLNGLETPDGGTVTIGATSIDFSLGVRKQARAELRDRSAMVFQHYNLFPHMTVLQNVIEGPLQVQKRDRAEVVPEAEALLNRVGLLAKKDAYPFELSGGQQQRVGIVRALALKPQLLLFDEPTSALDPELVGDVLAVIKELAEEGWTMVIVTHELAFARQTADQVVFMDGGVVVERGPASEVLSNPRQPRTQQFLERVLHNY, from the coding sequence ATGTCGCCCACTAGCTTCCGCCCGCAGAGCGGTGTCTTCCAGCCAGAAACGGTGCTGCGGGTCGCCGGTCTACACAAGGCTTTCGGTACCAACGAGGTGCTCAAGGGCATAGACCTGGAAGTACCTCGAGGTTCGGTGCTGGCTTTGATCGGCCCCTCCGGATCGGGTAAAACCACTGTGCTGCGGTCGCTGAACGGTTTGGAAACCCCCGACGGTGGCACCGTCACCATTGGTGCCACCTCGATCGACTTCTCACTCGGCGTGCGCAAACAAGCACGCGCAGAGCTGCGGGATCGTTCGGCCATGGTGTTCCAGCACTACAACCTGTTTCCGCATATGACCGTGCTGCAAAACGTGATTGAAGGCCCACTTCAGGTTCAGAAACGGGACCGCGCCGAGGTGGTGCCAGAGGCCGAAGCGCTACTGAACCGGGTGGGTCTGCTGGCCAAGAAAGACGCCTACCCCTTCGAGCTCTCCGGCGGCCAGCAGCAACGCGTCGGCATTGTCAGGGCCCTGGCACTGAAACCTCAGTTACTGCTTTTCGATGAGCCGACCTCGGCGCTGGACCCGGAGCTGGTTGGCGATGTGCTCGCGGTGATCAAGGAGCTCGCCGAAGAAGGCTGGACCATGGTGATCGTCACGCATGAGCTGGCTTTCGCGCGGCAAACCGCCGACCAGGTGGTCTTCATGGACGGTGGCGTGGTGGTGGAACGCGGCCCGGCTAGTGAAGTACTGAGCAACCCCCGCCAGCCTCGCACTCAGCAGTTCCTGGAAAGAGTGCTGCACAACTACTGA
- a CDS encoding amino acid ABC transporter permease, with translation MTWDLIWSSLGPILLGAVQATIPLALASFALGLVIALVIALMRISGNVLLSGIARFYISVIRGTPLLVQLFVIFYGLPNIGLKLEPWPSAIIALSLNVGGYGAEVIRAAILSVPKGQWEAGHMIGMSRAQTLRRIILPQAARVSLPPLSNTFISLVKDTSLASLILVTELFRQAQQIASVGGDFMVLYLEAAVVYWVICLVLSTVQSLLEKRLDRYVAH, from the coding sequence ATGACCTGGGACTTGATCTGGAGTTCGCTCGGGCCGATTCTGCTCGGTGCCGTGCAGGCGACGATTCCGCTCGCGCTAGCCTCGTTCGCGCTCGGCTTGGTGATCGCCTTGGTGATCGCGTTAATGAGAATAAGCGGCAACGTTTTACTCTCCGGCATCGCTCGCTTTTATATCTCGGTGATCCGCGGCACCCCGCTGCTGGTGCAGCTCTTCGTGATTTTCTATGGGCTGCCGAATATTGGTCTGAAGCTTGAACCCTGGCCGAGCGCAATCATCGCGCTCTCGCTCAACGTCGGCGGTTACGGCGCGGAAGTTATCCGGGCCGCTATTCTCTCGGTGCCCAAGGGACAGTGGGAGGCCGGTCATATGATCGGCATGTCGCGCGCACAAACGCTACGGCGAATCATCCTGCCGCAGGCCGCCCGGGTCTCATTGCCGCCGCTGTCGAACACCTTCATTTCCCTCGTCAAGGACACCTCGCTGGCCTCGCTCATCCTAGTCACCGAGCTTTTCCGCCAGGCGCAGCAAATTGCCTCGGTGGGCGGCGATTTCATGGTTCTCTACCTCGAAGCCGCAGTAGTTTACTGGGTGATCTGCCTGGTCCTTTCCACCGTTCAATCACTGCTTGAAAAGAGATTGGATCGCTATGTCGCCCACTAG
- a CDS encoding amino acid ABC transporter substrate-binding protein, whose product MSLTKPRKLLAIGLLLSLGLAVAGCSSSPASGTDSSLSDVTSKGELVVATEGTYKPFSYHEGGSGALTGYDVEIAEAVAAKLGVKAKFQETQFDGILAGLDAKRFDVVANQISINPDREKKYDFSKPYTVSSGVIVVKASNDSIKSFDDLKGKTTAQSLTSNWYKLAQQSGATVQSVEGWAQSVALLQQDRVDAVVNDKLTYLDFAKNTPNAGLKIAAETTDKSLSAFTLRKGSTALTEAINKALADLSADGTLSKISKKYFGTDVSK is encoded by the coding sequence ATGTCACTGACGAAACCCCGAAAACTTCTGGCAATTGGCTTGCTGCTCAGCCTGGGCTTGGCCGTCGCCGGTTGCTCCAGCAGCCCAGCCAGCGGCACTGATAGTTCGCTCAGCGATGTCACTAGCAAGGGTGAATTGGTGGTCGCCACCGAGGGAACCTACAAGCCCTTCAGCTATCACGAGGGCGGTTCCGGCGCGTTGACCGGCTACGACGTCGAGATCGCCGAGGCGGTCGCAGCAAAGCTTGGCGTGAAGGCCAAGTTCCAGGAGACCCAGTTTGACGGCATCCTGGCTGGTTTGGATGCAAAGCGCTTTGACGTGGTGGCGAATCAAATTTCGATCAACCCCGACCGCGAGAAGAAATATGATTTCTCCAAGCCGTACACGGTCTCTTCCGGCGTTATTGTGGTCAAGGCCAGCAACGATTCGATTAAGAGTTTCGATGACCTCAAAGGCAAAACCACCGCGCAATCGCTCACCAGCAACTGGTACAAGCTAGCTCAACAAAGTGGTGCGACCGTGCAATCTGTGGAGGGCTGGGCCCAATCGGTGGCACTGTTGCAGCAAGATCGCGTTGACGCGGTAGTGAACGACAAGCTGACCTACCTGGACTTCGCCAAGAACACTCCCAACGCTGGCCTCAAAATTGCCGCCGAGACGACCGATAAATCATTGAGTGCCTTCACTTTACGCAAGGGGTCGACCGCGCTCACCGAGGCAATCAATAAAGCACTTGCCGACCTCAGCGCCGATGGCACGCTGAGCAAGATCTCAAAGAAGTACTTTGGCACCGACGTTTCCAAGTAA
- a CDS encoding ABC transporter ATP-binding protein: MSMENAAWHSLWSTAGAKTDEGGIKKDTLKRTFAFAGPYRWRLVIFVALSVLSAFIAVATPLLAGQIVNAIVARTDLQLILTLAALIALVAIADAGVGLLVRWLSSRLGEDVILDLRTKVFDHVQKMPIAFFTRTRTGALVSRLNSDVIGAQQAFSGTLSGIVSNLVTLVLTLIVMLGTSWQVTVISLVLLPIFLLPARRFGRRVAGLRKESANLNASMSTQMTERFSAPGATLVKLFGRPADESREFAMRASRVRDIGVRTTMMQFVFVTALTLVSALALALVYGLGGYFALRGDLAAGDVVVLALLLTRLYAPLTALASARVDIMSALVSFARVFEILDLKPLIQQKPDARPLPAGPLGVEFDQVRFGYPSADKVSLASLEEVATLDTRGGEEVLHGVSFVAKPGETVALVGSSGAGKSTIAQLLSRLYDVDSGAVRIGGVDIRDTTFDSLRASMSMVTQDGHLFHESIRSNLLLAQPEASEEDIWSALRRARLADLIASMPDGLDTVVGERGYRLSGGERQRLTIARLLLVQPAVVILDEATAALDSTNEAAVQAALGEALEGRTAVVIAHRLSTIREADSILVVEGGNVVERGTHEELLAAEGRYAELYRTQFAQGASDVAEVAASDVAEVGPKA, translated from the coding sequence GTGAGTATGGAAAATGCTGCCTGGCATTCGTTGTGGAGCACAGCGGGAGCCAAAACCGACGAAGGTGGCATCAAAAAAGACACCCTGAAACGGACCTTCGCCTTCGCCGGACCATACCGTTGGCGGCTGGTGATCTTCGTGGCTCTTTCGGTGCTCTCTGCCTTTATTGCGGTGGCCACGCCGCTGCTCGCCGGGCAGATCGTGAACGCCATTGTGGCGCGCACCGACCTGCAACTGATTTTGACCCTGGCCGCTCTGATCGCCCTGGTTGCCATCGCCGACGCCGGGGTTGGTTTGCTGGTGCGTTGGCTTTCCTCACGGCTGGGGGAGGACGTCATTCTTGATCTGCGCACCAAGGTCTTCGATCATGTGCAGAAGATGCCGATTGCCTTCTTCACCCGGACCCGGACCGGCGCGTTGGTGAGCCGATTGAACAGTGATGTGATTGGTGCCCAGCAGGCTTTCAGCGGCACGCTCTCCGGCATTGTGAGTAACTTGGTCACTCTGGTGCTGACGCTGATCGTGATGCTCGGTACCTCGTGGCAGGTCACCGTGATATCGCTGGTGTTGCTGCCGATCTTCTTGCTGCCCGCGCGACGTTTCGGTCGACGGGTTGCTGGCTTGCGCAAGGAATCAGCGAACTTGAACGCGAGTATGAGCACCCAGATGACGGAACGCTTCTCCGCGCCTGGAGCCACTCTGGTGAAGCTTTTCGGCCGTCCTGCCGATGAGTCTCGAGAGTTCGCGATGCGGGCCAGCCGGGTGCGAGACATCGGCGTGCGAACCACCATGATGCAGTTCGTCTTCGTCACCGCGCTGACCCTGGTCTCGGCGCTCGCGCTCGCCCTGGTTTATGGTTTGGGCGGCTACTTTGCGCTACGTGGCGATCTTGCCGCCGGCGACGTGGTGGTGCTGGCACTGTTGCTGACCAGGCTTTATGCGCCGCTGACCGCGCTGGCCAGCGCCCGAGTAGACATTATGAGTGCCCTGGTTTCTTTCGCCCGGGTCTTCGAGATCCTCGATCTGAAACCGCTCATCCAGCAGAAACCAGATGCCCGGCCGTTGCCCGCCGGACCGCTCGGGGTGGAATTCGATCAGGTCCGCTTTGGCTATCCCTCCGCGGACAAAGTTTCGCTGGCCTCTCTTGAGGAGGTCGCTACCCTGGACACTCGCGGCGGCGAGGAAGTGCTGCATGGCGTCAGCTTCGTGGCCAAGCCCGGCGAGACAGTTGCCCTGGTCGGCTCCTCCGGCGCCGGTAAGTCAACCATCGCTCAGTTGCTCTCCCGGCTTTACGACGTCGACTCCGGCGCGGTCCGGATTGGTGGTGTGGATATTCGGGACACCACCTTCGATTCATTGCGCGCCTCGATGAGCATGGTGACCCAAGACGGACATCTGTTTCACGAGTCGATCCGCTCGAATTTGCTTCTCGCCCAGCCTGAGGCCAGCGAGGAAGACATTTGGTCGGCACTGCGTCGTGCTCGCTTGGCAGACTTGATCGCTTCGATGCCAGACGGTCTGGACACCGTGGTGGGGGAGCGTGGCTACCGGCTTTCCGGTGGTGAGCGACAACGCCTGACGATTGCCCGGCTACTGCTGGTGCAACCGGCCGTGGTGATCCTCGACGAGGCAACCGCGGCGCTGGATTCCACCAATGAGGCAGCGGTGCAGGCAGCGCTCGGCGAAGCGCTGGAGGGACGCACCGCCGTGGTCATCGCGCACCGGCTCTCCACCATTAGGGAAGCCGACTCGATTCTGGTGGTGGAAGGCGGCAATGTGGTGGAGCGTGGCACGCATGAGGAACTGCTAGCCGCCGAGGGCCGTTACGCCGAGCTGTACCGCACCCAATTCGCCCAGGGCGCCTCAGATGTAGCTGAGGTAGCCGCTTCCGACGTCGCGGAGGTCGGCCCGAAGGCCTGA
- a CDS encoding DUF6314 family protein: MSAVSSPYPVPATPSELTDLAAFLIGNWQVKRTLLERSTGQNSDFDGILQFSPSADGGLRYHEEGTLLWGATEQVPADQHDQQPMLATLPRGTAAAGYRVPAKRDYLLRATDDPAVLDWYFDYGVFFHRLDLRSGHWTAEHPCSADLYRVDYTVLDPDQLEVVWDVAGPRKNQHIASSWTRIS; the protein is encoded by the coding sequence GTGTCAGCAGTCAGTTCCCCGTACCCAGTTCCGGCCACGCCATCGGAACTTACTGATCTAGCCGCCTTCTTGATCGGCAACTGGCAGGTCAAGCGAACTTTATTGGAGCGCAGTACCGGACAAAACAGCGACTTCGACGGCATCCTGCAGTTCAGTCCAAGCGCCGACGGCGGCCTTCGCTACCACGAGGAAGGCACCCTGCTTTGGGGCGCCACGGAGCAGGTTCCAGCGGATCAACACGATCAGCAGCCGATGCTTGCAACCTTGCCTCGGGGCACCGCCGCCGCGGGCTACCGGGTTCCCGCCAAACGTGACTACCTGCTACGGGCCACCGATGATCCGGCCGTGCTTGATTGGTACTTCGATTACGGAGTCTTCTTTCACCGGCTTGACCTGCGCTCGGGGCACTGGACGGCCGAGCATCCTTGTTCCGCTGACCTCTACCGGGTCGACTACACAGTGCTCGACCCGGATCAGTTGGAGGTTGTCTGGGATGTTGCCGGGCCTCGTAAAAACCAGCACATCGCGTCCAGCTGGACCCGGATCAGCTAA
- a CDS encoding NAD(P)-dependent alcohol dehydrogenase, protein MRASVLTPALELVIEQRPVPPVATNDVLVQVSSVGVCGSDVHYYRHGRIADFVVEQPMVLGHEAAGRIVAAGEAVDPRRIGERVSIEPQRPRLDSAQSLSGHYNLDPDIEFYATPPIDGAFAEYVSIPSVFAHRIPESMSDDAAALLEPLSVGIAAAQKAQLTVGDKVLIAGAGPIGLVLVQVAAAYGATEIVVSDLDAARLALAEQLGATASYDPRRGEQPEEPRFDVFFDASGAAPAVVAGIRALAPLGRAVLVGMGADDYALPISTIQNRELLVTGVFRYANTWPTAIGLVQSGAVNLDVLVSGRFGLDQVKEALDTAGSAEVLKNMVLPGLA, encoded by the coding sequence ATGCGCGCCAGCGTGCTCACTCCGGCGCTGGAACTCGTCATTGAGCAGCGCCCGGTGCCGCCAGTAGCTACCAACGATGTATTGGTGCAGGTGTCCTCGGTTGGCGTCTGTGGCTCCGATGTGCACTATTACCGACATGGCCGGATCGCAGACTTCGTGGTCGAGCAGCCAATGGTTCTGGGACATGAGGCGGCTGGTCGGATTGTTGCCGCTGGCGAGGCGGTGGATCCACGACGGATCGGTGAACGGGTTTCCATTGAACCGCAGCGCCCGCGCCTTGATTCGGCGCAGAGCCTCTCTGGCCACTACAACCTCGACCCCGATATCGAGTTCTACGCCACGCCGCCGATCGACGGCGCCTTTGCCGAATATGTCAGCATTCCCTCGGTTTTTGCCCATCGAATACCGGAGAGCATGAGCGACGATGCCGCCGCCTTACTTGAGCCGCTTTCCGTCGGCATTGCGGCGGCCCAAAAGGCTCAACTCACTGTCGGCGACAAGGTGCTGATTGCCGGGGCCGGTCCGATCGGCCTGGTGCTAGTCCAAGTAGCAGCCGCCTACGGTGCCACCGAGATTGTGGTCAGCGATCTCGACGCCGCGCGGCTCGCGCTCGCCGAGCAACTGGGTGCCACCGCGAGCTATGATCCACGGCGCGGCGAGCAGCCAGAAGAGCCACGCTTCGACGTGTTCTTTGACGCCTCCGGTGCCGCTCCCGCCGTCGTCGCGGGCATCCGCGCCCTGGCTCCGCTCGGACGCGCTGTGCTGGTGGGCATGGGAGCCGATGATTATGCGCTACCGATTTCCACCATCCAGAACCGCGAACTGCTGGTCACCGGAGTCTTCCGCTACGCCAATACCTGGCCAACCGCCATCGGCTTGGTGCAAAGCGGAGCGGTCAATCTGGACGTCCTGGTCTCCGGACGCTTCGGGCTGGATCAGGTCAAGGAGGCCCTGGACACCGCCGGGAGCGCCGAGGTGCTCAAAAATATGGTGCTCCCGGGACTGGCTTAG
- a CDS encoding FAD-dependent oxidoreductase codes for MPNPAIVLVSDKYLDVLEEQFWRYGRDYDIHSASNAQQALETTEQIRAAGGQVALYVADSRLADAHVLKAFHNWRAIVPTARRLVTAHMDHFREDSVALRPGLAKGKFDAFLLMPRGVRDEEFHTAVTEVLSDWGSTVAAPEVETVRIISPVLDGHTMAIRDFMYRMGMPVRTFSPESSEGQEVLAQLDGQEPKYPIVRALGSEPVCAPSVHDVAVAIYGAPSDIDVDQVVDLVIVGGGPAGLAAAVYGASEGLSTVVVEAEAIGGQAGTSSMIRNYLGFPRGISGMRLAQRARSQAIRFGTRFFTGWPVEGVSVGDRVHTLKTGGGELRARAVVIATGVSYRKLRVEAIDSLVGRGVFYGAAMTAAREMEDQDVFVVGGGNSAGQAAVHLSRFARSVTILIRRPSLAATMSDYLIKELEYNPMVTVRSCSEVVDGGGEGRLEWIELKDTTTGELSRHQTGGLFLLLGAEPLCDWVPSEVIKDERGFVLTGRDVPKETWINGVPPGNLATTVPGIFAVGDIRAGSMKRVAAASGEGSSVVPLVHSWIESLNEAEVPSS; via the coding sequence ATGCCGAATCCAGCTATCGTCCTAGTCTCCGATAAATACCTCGATGTGCTTGAGGAGCAATTCTGGCGGTACGGGCGGGATTATGACATCCATTCGGCCAGCAATGCTCAACAGGCTTTAGAAACAACCGAGCAGATCCGGGCAGCAGGCGGGCAGGTGGCACTTTATGTTGCGGACTCCCGCCTGGCTGATGCACATGTTTTGAAGGCCTTTCACAACTGGCGGGCCATCGTACCGACCGCCCGCCGCTTAGTCACCGCCCATATGGATCATTTCCGCGAGGACTCGGTGGCCTTGCGTCCAGGTCTGGCCAAAGGAAAGTTCGATGCTTTCCTCTTAATGCCACGAGGAGTGCGCGACGAAGAATTCCATACCGCAGTCACTGAGGTGCTCTCCGACTGGGGATCTACGGTTGCGGCACCCGAGGTCGAAACGGTGCGAATTATTAGCCCGGTATTGGACGGCCACACTATGGCAATCCGTGATTTCATGTACCGGATGGGTATGCCGGTGCGAACCTTCAGCCCAGAGAGCTCGGAGGGCCAGGAAGTGTTAGCTCAGCTGGATGGCCAGGAACCGAAATACCCGATTGTTCGCGCACTCGGCAGTGAGCCGGTCTGCGCACCGAGTGTGCACGACGTTGCGGTAGCGATCTACGGAGCGCCCAGCGATATCGACGTCGATCAGGTTGTTGACCTGGTGATCGTTGGCGGCGGACCGGCTGGGCTTGCTGCGGCCGTCTATGGCGCCTCAGAGGGTTTGTCGACGGTGGTCGTCGAGGCGGAGGCAATTGGCGGGCAAGCGGGCACCAGCTCAATGATCCGTAATTATTTGGGCTTCCCTCGGGGCATTTCCGGAATGCGATTAGCTCAGCGTGCGCGCAGCCAGGCCATTCGTTTCGGCACTCGGTTCTTCACCGGGTGGCCGGTGGAAGGAGTGTCGGTGGGCGACCGCGTACATACCCTGAAGACCGGTGGCGGTGAACTGCGGGCTAGAGCAGTGGTGATCGCCACCGGCGTCTCCTACCGAAAATTGCGAGTGGAAGCTATTGACTCACTGGTCGGCCGCGGCGTTTTTTATGGTGCTGCCATGACAGCCGCCCGAGAGATGGAAGATCAAGACGTTTTCGTCGTCGGCGGCGGAAACTCCGCAGGCCAAGCGGCAGTACACCTCTCCCGCTTTGCGCGTTCGGTGACGATTCTGATCCGACGGCCCTCGCTGGCCGCGACGATGTCCGATTATCTGATCAAGGAGCTCGAGTACAACCCAATGGTGACCGTGCGTAGTTGCTCCGAGGTGGTAGACGGCGGCGGCGAAGGGCGTCTGGAGTGGATCGAGCTCAAGGACACCACTACGGGCGAACTGAGCCGTCACCAGACCGGCGGCTTGTTCTTGCTGCTCGGGGCCGAGCCATTGTGCGACTGGGTGCCTTCAGAGGTCATCAAAGACGAGCGAGGTTTCGTGTTGACCGGCCGAGACGTGCCCAAGGAGACCTGGATCAACGGTGTTCCGCCCGGCAACCTGGCCACCACGGTGCCCGGAATTTTTGCGGTCGGTGATATTCGGGCTGGTTCGATGAAACGTGTCGCTGCCGCCAGCGGTGAGGGTTCCAGCGTGGTCCCGCTGGTACACAGCTGGATCGAAAGCCTCAACGAGGCCGAGGTGCCGAGTAGCTAA